The DNA window TCGGCCGGCTCGGTCAGTTCCTTGACCGCTGCTACCGCACGGGAGACGTTCAGCTCGTCGTAGTCGGCGATAGGAAGCTCGTCCGGTTCCAGGACGCCCGAGTTCCCGCGGACGCCGCGCAGGGCGTCGGCGACCGAGTCGGCACCCTCGTCACGCGTGACCTGTTCGGCGCGTTCGAGAGCCGCGTCGCGGCTGGCGACGATCGTCTTGGCTGCCACGTCGCCGGCGTGGGCGCCGCGGCTGAGCAGGCGGCTGAGCCGCGGACCCGTGGAGCGAGCGGCGTCCATCGCCCGGTCGATGCTCCTCGTGGACCAGGACACCGGACTGTTCATCCACCGCACTGCCGCCCCGGCGGCGGCCTGGGCCGGCGTCCGGCGCAGTGCGGCCGGGCCGCCGAGTGCCTCCTCGGCCAGAACGGTCGTCAGCCATTCGACGGTGGCCTCGTGTGCCGTGATGAGCTGGTCGGCCAATCGCACGACGTCGCGTTGCTTGTCCGCGGTCGCGAGCGCCCTGAGGTACCGCGACCGGTCGAGCAACTGGTGTTCGAGGGCGAGGTCGCCGAGCAGGGCCTCCTCGAACGGCTGCGCCTGTTCGGTCAGCGCCTTGACGGCTGCGGCCGCCCGGCCGAGCAGCGGTCCGACGAGCGCGGGCAGCCCTCCCAGGTCACGTAGTGAGCGCTCGATGGCTTCCGCGCGCCCACGTGCGTTGTCCGCGTTCTCGGCGAGCTCGGTCGCCACGGCCTCGGTGCGGGCCTGGGCGCGACGGGTCTCGGCCACCTGGATCTCGGTGTTCGTCAGTTCGAGAAGCGTGCGCAACTGCATGATGAGCGTCGACGTGTCAGTCACCGCGTCCTCCGATTCTGTAGTCCGAAAAAGCCTTACGGGTTTCGTCTACCCGAGCGGCGACCCGCGCAATCGTCTCGCAAATGCGACATACGGGCGGACCTACGCGAAAAGCGTCGGACGAGAGGGCGATTCACGGTCGTCCCGACCGGGTATGCGGAGGCATCCGAAACCACCGAAGGAGCTCACAGTGAATGACAACGGAGCGGCGAAATACCGGAAGGCGGGCGTCTCCCTGGGCCTGTTCAGTCTCGCGCTCGGCGCCGCCGAAATCCTTGCTGCGCAGCAGATAACGCGAAAACTCGGAATCGAGGGCCGGCAATGGCTGGTGCGCGGCTTCGGTGCGCGGGAGGTTGCGGCAGGTGCGACGATCCTCGCTCGGCCCGACGCCTCCGGTGGGGTGTGGAACCGCGTCGGCGGAGATGTGACGGACCTCACCGCTCTCACCGTCGCCGTCCGGCGATCGCCGGGCAATCCCTTCGCCCTGTCGAGCCTCGCCTTCGTCGTCGGAGCCACCGTCCTCGACGTCGTCGTCGCGCGCGGCCTGGACCGCACGGGGACCACGGCACGTGCCTGAGCCGCGTTCCGTGCCGTGCGATCAGACCACCCGAGGTTGCCGGCTTCAGCGTCGCGCGTCGTACCTCCCCACCACCGTGCAGAGGCGCGGCGGCACCGGGCCGCCTGCCACCTCACTGATGAGCTCCCGGAGCCGGGTCGCGTCCGGCAGCGTGAGCAGGGGGTTCTCGATGCCGTCGGCCAGATCGAGAATCAGCAGGAACTCCGGCTCGGACGTACTCGCGTACGCGGTGTAGGTCACGCCGCGGGGTGTGGCTGCGTTCAGCGCGTCGAACACCTTCTCCAGCTGCGACCGCACCTGCGCGGCGTCGGCGGCGGCCGTGCGGAATTGCACCGTCTGTAGGCTCATGGTCGTTCTCTCCTTCTCGAGTCGAGTGCGAACGGGTTGATCCGACCGTCCCGACGTTCGCGAGCTCGGAAAGGTGACACATGACGATCACGGTCGAGGACTTCGAGGCCGCCCGGCCGCAACTGCTCTCGGTGGCTCATCGCATGCTGGGGTCCGCGCAGGACGCGGAAGACGCGGTCCAGTCGGCGTGGCTGCGCGCCGCGACCGCGCGCGGCGATGTCGTCGTGGAGAACCCGGTGGGATGGTTGACCACCGTCACGGCGCGGGTGTGCCTGGACGAACTGCGTGCCCGGCGGCGACGCCGCGAGTTGTCCCTGACGGCCGATGCTGTTCCCGCGGAGCAACTGTCCGCCGACGAAGCCGTCATCCGCGCCGAGAACGTCTCGCGGGCGCTGATGGTCCTGCTCGACCAGCTCACCCCGTCCCAGCGGGTGGCGTACGTCCTGCACGACCTGTTCGCGGTGCCGTTCGACCGCATCGCCCTCGTTCTGGACGGCACGGTGGCCGGAGCGAAGAAGCACGCCAGTCGGGCGCGGCAGCGCCTGGACGGTTCCGTCGTCGACTCGGAACCGGCCGGCCGCGTGGACTCATCGGTGGTCGACGCATTCATGCTGGCCGCCCGGAGCGGGGACACCCGCGCCATGATCCGGCTCCTCGCGCCGGACTGTGTCCGCGATGCCGACGCCGCGCTGATCCCGGAGGGCGTCGCGGCGGTGGTCACGGGGGCCGAGGCGGTGGCAACCGAGACGGCGCGGTTCCTCGCCCGCATCCGAATGGCGTGTCCACTGCGGGTGGACGGGGCGCGCGTGTACGTGATCGCGCCCGGTGGGCACCCCCTCGCGACCGTCCGCCTGCGCACCGCCGACGGTCGCATCTGCCGCATCACGGTACGACGCGTCGGCCGTGCGGACCGCTTCGCTGCCACCTGACGATCCCGACGTCGAGGGTCCGCCTATATTTCGGGGTCGAGACACATGTCGTAAACCTGATGGAGGCGCGGGCGTGGCCACGAACAGCGATGAGACGTCGGTGCCGTCGATGCTCGACAGGGTCGAGCTGATTCTCGAGGCCGTCGACGACAACGGCTATCTCACCAACAGCCAGGCCGCCCGGCTCACCGGAATTCCGCGATCGACGGCGCACCGCCTGCTCGAGAAGATGGTCGCGATGCGCTGGCTGAAGCGGATCGACACCCGCTACGAGTTGGGCGTGCGTCTCTTCGAGTTGGGGTCCCGCGCAATTCGCGATCACTGGTTCCACAGTCTCTGCCTGCCGATCATGCAGGAGTTGCACCGCTCCACCGGCGCCGTCGTCCACCTGGCCTATCTCGACGGGATCGACAGCGTCTACTGGGAGAAGCTGTCCGGGGCGTTCGGTGCGAACGTGCCGTCCCGCATCGGCAGCCGCTATCCCGCCCACCGTTCCGCGGTGGGCAAGGCGCTCCTGTCGCGACTGCGCCCCGAAGCGATCGACGACCCGATGTTCGATCATCTCGATCACGGTGTGCCCGGCGGACGCGCCGCGCTCCGGACCGAACTCGAACAGACCCGCTCTCACGGCATCGCGTTCGACCGTGGGATCGCCGCGCCGTCACTGGGGTGCGTCGGCGCCCCCGTCACGGCGGGGATTCCGGAGCCGGCGGCGATCTCGATCTGCGGCCCCGTGGAGCGGATCACGACGGATCGACGGATGATCGACGCGGTCCAGCGCGCGGCGGCCGCGATCGAACGCGCGGCCTCTCGGGACGACGTCAGCGGGCGCGTCGACGCGCCTGATCGACCGCCGCGGCCACGGGCATGAACACCGCGGGGCCGTGCCCGGGAACGACGGTGTCCGCATCCAGCGCCGCGAGCTGGTCGAGCGCGGTCAGCGTGTGGTGCCCGCCGTGGTCGAAGACTTGCGGAAGTAATTGCGGTCCGCGCAGTTTCGACAGCGGGTGGGCGGTGACGAGCGCGTCCCCCGTGACGACGACACCGGGTCCGGGCAGGTGGAAGGCGGTGTGCCCGGACGTGTGGCCGTGCGTGGCCACCGGCACCGGAGCGCCCGGCAGGTCCAGCGCCTCGCCGGGGGCGAAGCCGCCCGCCTCGACGGACAGCTGTCGTGTGGCACCCGCGCGCGCGATGCGCAGCAGCCAGGGCAGCACGCCGTGCTTGTGGAGCATCGGGACGAAGTCCCTGCCCGTCGCCTGCTCGAGGTAGTCGCGGCGCGCGTGCGCGACTTCGACGGGGTCCGTGAGCACCGGGATTCCGTACTGCTCGTGGAACGCGACGACGGCACCCATGTGGTCGATGTGCGCGTGGGTGAGCAGCATCGCCTCCACGTCCTGAGGACGCCGGCCGAGGCGACGGATCGCGTCCTCCACGGCCGCGACGTCGCCGGGATAGCCGCCGTCGATCAGCGTCAACGCGCCGCC is part of the Rhodococcus sp. SGAir0479 genome and encodes:
- a CDS encoding ferritin-like domain-containing protein gives rise to the protein MQLRTLLELTNTEIQVAETRRAQARTEAVATELAENADNARGRAEAIERSLRDLGGLPALVGPLLGRAAAAVKALTEQAQPFEEALLGDLALEHQLLDRSRYLRALATADKQRDVVRLADQLITAHEATVEWLTTVLAEEALGGPAALRRTPAQAAAGAAVRWMNSPVSWSTRSIDRAMDAARSTGPRLSRLLSRGAHAGDVAAKTIVASRDAALERAEQVTRDEGADSVADALRGVRGNSGVLEPDELPIADYDELNVSRAVAAVKELTEPADVRAIVAYEEANKNRQGVVSAAQARLATIAQEVALPSV
- a CDS encoding sigma-70 family RNA polymerase sigma factor encodes the protein MTITVEDFEAARPQLLSVAHRMLGSAQDAEDAVQSAWLRAATARGDVVVENPVGWLTTVTARVCLDELRARRRRRELSLTADAVPAEQLSADEAVIRAENVSRALMVLLDQLTPSQRVAYVLHDLFAVPFDRIALVLDGTVAGAKKHASRARQRLDGSVVDSEPAGRVDSSVVDAFMLAARSGDTRAMIRLLAPDCVRDADAALIPEGVAAVVTGAEAVATETARFLARIRMACPLRVDGARVYVIAPGGHPLATVRLRTADGRICRITVRRVGRADRFAAT
- a CDS encoding IclR family transcriptional regulator; translated protein: MATNSDETSVPSMLDRVELILEAVDDNGYLTNSQAARLTGIPRSTAHRLLEKMVAMRWLKRIDTRYELGVRLFELGSRAIRDHWFHSLCLPIMQELHRSTGAVVHLAYLDGIDSVYWEKLSGAFGANVPSRIGSRYPAHRSAVGKALLSRLRPEAIDDPMFDHLDHGVPGGRAALRTELEQTRSHGIAFDRGIAAPSLGCVGAPVTAGIPEPAAISICGPVERITTDRRMIDAVQRAAAAIERAASRDDVSGRVDAPDRPPRPRA
- a CDS encoding MBL fold metallo-hydrolase gives rise to the protein MEEVAPNVFRASGTDVNVVILRDGGALTLIDGGYPGDVAAVEDAIRRLGRRPQDVEAMLLTHAHIDHMGAVVAFHEQYGIPVLTDPVEVAHARRDYLEQATGRDFVPMLHKHGVLPWLLRIARAGATRQLSVEAGGFAPGEALDLPGAPVPVATHGHTSGHTAFHLPGPGVVVTGDALVTAHPLSKLRGPQLLPQVFDHGGHHTLTALDQLAALDADTVVPGHGPAVFMPVAAAVDQARRRAR